tatatattctatTTTGCTTCAACTTAAATATGCTTGCTTTTAAGATGTAGAGTATTTTGGAATAACATGCAATGTAGCCTGTACTGAGAATGATTCTGGAATGTATTTACCGCTATTTGCAATATTCTCTTCATCCTTTGAAGTATCTGGTTGCTCCTCAACCTTTGAAATTTGTGAAGATGTGAGTGAAGTTGCTGAGGCTAAACGTAAATCGGTTCTGTAAGTGACACTCAATTCTACCTCACTAGAAATCTGATAGATTGAAACTCCTGTTGTGAATATGGATGCAGCAGAAACCTTACATGCAATTAATCTGAATTGGTTATTAACATATGCAAGATTTACAACAATTTTCTTGTTGGTAGAACATACACAGCCTCCACTTAATGTACCAGTAGCATTAATCTTTCCTGGGACATTTTCCAAAGTGAAGCTAGAACCGTTTGTTTTTAATCTTAATTGCGGTTTTCCTGTTTGACCtgagaatattaaatcCTTACCACAAGTCATCTCAATACTCAAACTTTCATTGGGTGAAAATGGCATACCGGAAGATAAAATTGCATTCTTAGAAACTACAGTACCCATAGGATATAAATTGCTTGCGTTTAAATTTGGAGTGTACAATGTTCTTTTGAGACCATATACTATTGCTGCAGTGGTCTGACTTGAATCAATAAATACTTGACCAAATGTCTTAGCAGCATTGAAATGTTGGTTGTATGGTAGTTTACATAATAATGCAGACTTTCCTACTACGTAGCTGTGGAAATAGACATGCAAGTCGGATCCATCTACGAAGAATGTAATATAGTATTTACTACCAGGTTGGAATTCAGCTTCATCTGGTACTTGTGATGAACAGCTTGAGAATGTTCCAGCTTCACCAGAATATAAAGAACTGAAgaatgaaatatatttcctGGCAATAACTAGTGTGTAAACAACTGATCCGTTGTATAATAGTACAATTGAATGTAAGAAACCTGGGAAATTGGGGAAAGTCTTTGCTACCTCATCCTTAACATAATTTGGGTAACGTGATTTGAAAACAAGAGAAAAGTGATTTGGATGTAATGAAGTAGAGCATAAATTCTCAATTGAACTAGCTGGTAAATATACTCCTGGTGTAGAGAAATATCCATATGTTGGATTTTGTGCATTGCACAAATTATAAGCTAGTACCATAGATGCTTTTGCTGTAGTAGATccatatttaatatattgcCAAGGAGCTGGGTTACTACTATCTGTTTTGACATATTCTATAACAAAACCATCTAGCTGAGATACTAATACCTGATTAAAGTTATCCTTGTTTTCAAGTGCTAATAATACCTTCCACTGGCCATCCAAATGATAACCAATAGCATTACCGacaaattgaataataaattctttagaACCAAAGTTATACACGCTGTAAGTATCTGTTGAACGTTCAAATCTTGTAGTAAACTTGATTGTAACACTTCCAGACCACAATGTAGATGTAGATGAAAATTCAAGTTGTGCTACAATAGTACCATCTTCTCTTTTGAAAGAGAGTGAAAATGTATTCTTTTGGAATGAATAAAATCTGATAAAGAACTTAGCATCATTGTTAACCGGCTTATTACCAGGCATGTAAACCTTCGAAGTGGTACATACACCATAAATGCTTAATGTGCAGCTGTTATCGCCAGATCTTGGAGCATAGAATTCCTTAGAAACTGGGAACCATGTATTAACATTGTTACTTAAAGAGTAACTGTATGGACTCTTTACTAATAATTCAGGGACAATAGAGTTAATTGGCTCATACTTAGTGAAGTCACGATTATATGCAGTTTCACCCCATGCTGAAATTACAGAAACAAGATTTCTTCTCAACATGGCAAATTTACCTGAGCCATATggattttcaattaataaattaattgcCGAATCTTTGAACCCAATACCAATTCTATATTTAGATCCTTCTTCTAAATTCACGCTCGAGGGGATTGGGGCACCAACATGGCCATTATTTCTAGTAATGGCAAGGGGATTATGGATTGATAGACCCAATTGATCTTCTgtaataaagaattgaagTATAGTACGTCCATTACTTGCCTTTAAATTGAAAACTTGAATAGCATTTTCAATTGGAATACCAATATTAAAGGCTTGTTCGAGATTAGAAGATGGCTTTTCAACAGTACCTGTAATCATAATAGAGTAACCATTTGTTAAACGATTTGTACTCATATTAATCAAGGAAGAACAATTGTCGAGACTGGTTGAAACAGACTTTCTTGCATCACATGGAGAATGGAATGTTAAGTCATCGtcctttttaatattatcgGAATTGGTAGAGTATTTTTCACTGGTGTATTCCAAGGCAACAGAACCACCACCAAATACTGGAAATGTTGCAACCCGGACACTGTTTCCAGACATATTTTTATGGAAGATAAATTTAAGCttcttatttaaagatGTAGATGGAACACTTCCGAGTAAGAGACCGCAAATGGAAGCATATATTTTAGATTGATCTGATGAAAGAAGGACAGAAAGACCTTCATGCAAGATTCTTTCCATACAACTTGGAGGGATCTTTGcataaataatatcttgTGTATTAACATTTCTCATGCTAAATTTACCAGTTGAAATAACCGTAAAGGCAAATTGATCAGAGTTGTTATCTGATGACTTCACATAGAAAGTGAATGGGAATATGACTGATGAAGACTTGACTGTCAAGTAAGTGCCCTTGACAAAACCTGAGCCATCCATGTGAACAATCTGAGATGCATTACACTCTCCATTTGTTGCCAAATAACAGTTTGCAGCTTGTTGCTGTGTTCTAGAAGTCGAACTACCTCCACTGATACCTTCATATCCTTCGGCAGGATAATCATTAGAAAGTGTGTATTTAGAACTTCCTGAATAGACATTATCCTTTACTGGCCTGAATCTGGTAATTGAAATGGATCCGAGATTTAAATCACAGAATAACAAGACTTTGTTTCCAATATATCCAGATACTCCtaatttgttattatttgaaagaccaacaattatttttatttcatttttttgattaaacACATTATTACCAGATAAATAGACAGAACAAGCGTCTGTTAAGATACCACTTTCTGAGAATAACACTAAAGAAACTGAATTTACAGATAAGAATACTGCTGCTCTCATATTTTCTGCGTCACCCATTGCAATTGCTCCAAAGAGCTCTTTTTGTGAAATGTTTGCATAATCATTAAAGTAATTACCAGAGTCATAAAGAGATTGGATTTCTACTTTTTGACCGGGAGATAATGGGTTTTGTAGTCTAAATTCAGAACCATAACAAGACGTTTCTCCAACTCTACATTTGTATCTACCAACTGCAGAACCCATTAAGGTTTGCTCTGGAATACTTAGCATTACTGAAGTTGTAAACCAAACTGTGGTTCTAatcttatttatttgagCACCTTTAATCTCGGTTGATGCGAAACAGGTATCACCAATACAGATAAGTAAATGTCCGTCTGTGAAAAAATAACCCAAATGTACGATATCTCCAGAAttcaaatgattttttaatgaatttgcATCGAAATTTAcctctttattttcatttttatgaGCATTCTGGATAAGGAATTTGTATTTGTTGTTACCAGAGTAGGTAATGCTTATTgttaattgaatttttgaatCGTTGTATTTAATGAACGTGTGCTTTACTTTGTTAGAGGTTATCTCTCCTTGATTAATTACAATCTTAACACCATCCTCGAAAATGTTTCCACCTGGATACACGACTTCAGTACCTCTTCTCAAAGAGAATGGGCCAGAATATACTTGTGAGCTTGGATTACCAGGCATAGTGTGTTGAACAAAAGTTTTGGGAGCGGTAAGTGTCATAGTTTGTTCGAAGTGAATATTATAATCCATTGGACCAGTGAGTGGAACTATCGAGCTAATAGCTTTGTTCAAAATATAGAGACTTCCTACTTCGTAGTATTTCCCATCCTTATGCTTGAATAAAAATGTCAAATAACTATTGTTATAGTAAAGATAATAGTCGAAGTCGTCTCCTGACTCGACTCTGAAATTAGAAGGGGTTCTATCAATGCTTATACCTTTACTAATACGTTTAGAATCAACGAAATTCTTTGTATCAACCTCACCAACGAGACCAAATCCAATAGTCTCCTTTGTAATAACCATATCAATGAAGGGCTTCTTGTTGTCATCAATAATTCTCAAGACAAGTTTGGTTTGTTCGACTGGAATCCCATTAAATTTACTAGCAAATAAATTGATAGAATCTGGAATTTTACCTCTTAATCTTAATGTATAACCACTTGAGAGCTTGTTTGAACACAAACCAATTACAGAGCCACCTCTGCACGATGTTGATTGGCATGAGAAACCCAAACTACAACTTTCTCTTGGAACAGATGCAGCTGGAGGAATTTCGGTTTCTGATGATGCCGAAACAGAAGCGCATCCCAGAAGGGTGTTGAGAAACAACCCTGCTAGGAATACTCCAAAGTATTTCTGGAGCCTATTCATTTTGATCTAATTCTGGATGAAGACAACTTATACACTAAACCTGTTCTTTTGTACACTTCTTGAATACTAGATTTCTTCAgtttaataaaaacaaGAATATTTGTTGCCTTTGCCAATTATTCTCTTACGCAGTTGCTCTGCGACTAACTGAAGACTAATCACACCAACAGTCAACTTTCAATTCGCAACCAGATTATGCACCCCTGatattgcatgcattatGCGGAGACAAGACATACTCCCGCATTACTCATTTCTATACGTACAAATGGGAGGTTAATTAGTAAACGTAACAAAACTTGCTAATTAAGTCAATTATTTGTTCACTAACgtctttatttaaattggagtttttttgagaaaattgagtcaaaagaaaatttattaatgcaTATGGCGGTAAGATTTGTACTAGGAAAAAAACACAcgaaaatgaataattttttaaaaaattacttaaaaTTCTTGTATAATcaaaatgaatattaattagtgaatttatatttatattttaaagtgTTTTAGTTTAATCAGAAAATGCTTATCTGAATTCATAcgttttaatttcttccaaCTAAAGATAACACCAATTAACGATTaagttttaattatatacaaaaaattgaatagaTCTGCTAgcatatttaaaataaattaccTGCTTATTAGGATTTGATTCTCAAGTGCCATTTGTGGGTTCAAGAAGAGATGGATCATTTATAGCTgcattaatattaacaaatattcAGTTAgtttttcttaaaattaacgtaattattgaattgcGTTGTTAGAAACCATAGCTTGCCGCCAAATAGTGatgattaattaaatctcaaattttaaaagaagGAAAAACTTAATAGCTAAGATTTCATGTTCAAAAAAGGAGAATTTAATTAGATTCTGTAATAAATTGTGTTAATTCTAAGATGAACAAATTTTGCATATCTATATAACCATCAATTTAGAAGAAAGTAACATTTGAAATCAAACTGATTTATTAGCCAAAATATTTTGCATCTAGtctttatatatataatgaGGGGGTTAAACTAAAATGttcaaatcaaaatttttgtttttttttatttaatcaattttttaaacTTTAAATGGAGTTTTGGCGGTAACTATTCTATACGCGATTATCGAAAGTCAAAGTGAcagaaaagaaattataaataggtgggaataaattaaagattattaaaaaaaggtATTCAACTAGAAAATTATAAAGGTTTGAATTGGCTGTCTAAAAACAAACAATGAAAAACGAAAATGATAGCAATGAATTGCTTTCATTTTCTGAACTCTATGGCTCAATTCTTGATAGAAGGATTATTCAATCTTTGACTAATAGCAATTACTTGGTACCAACTAAAGTACAAGTCGAGGTCattaaaaagattattGAAGGTAaggatttattaattaactCTTATACAGGTTCGGGAAAAACATTGGCTTATGCAATTCCTATTTGccataatttattaaatatatcaaatagATTAGCTAATAAGGTGTATTCATTAGTTTTAGTACCTTCAAGAGAGCTAGTAATCCAAACCCATGAAATTTTTGAGCAACTGTTGGTTTTCTGTGAGAATAATGTTTCTGTTGGAACTATATTTAATGCAGATGATAATTTGTTACATAAAGGGAAGGATCTTAAATATGGTAGCTTTCGTTACAATATATTGATTTCAACTCCTGGAGATATCTTATGCGCTAAAGGAATGGGCTCAAAGGAGTCGATTTTCCAGAATATTGCTCATTTAGTAATTGATGAGGCTGATTTGTTATTTGCTTTTGGTTATGACAAAGATATGAGCAAAGTTTTGGATCTACTTCCAAATTCTCAAGATAGAAAGTATCAATGTATATTGCTTTCTGCAACATTAAACAAGGAAGTTGATTCTCTTAAAAAAATGGTCCTTCATAGACCTATTTTTGTTGATATTAAACCTGAAATTAAGGAAGATTATTTCGATCAAGAAGGTAATGATTCAAAGTGCCAAACCTCGGGATTGTTAAGCGAGTACTATACCATTTGCGACAGCATGGTGGATAAATGGTTAATGCTCTACATTCTTCTGAAGATGAATGTAATTCCTAGAAAATGCCTTATTTTTGTATCTGAAGTAGATACTGCATACTCAATTAAGCTCTTTCTTGAAAGGTTTGGGATGAGTTGTGGCGTTCTCACTCCTATTATTCCTGCTGCAACTAGGAGAATGCTAATACAGTGCTTTAACCAAGGAAGCTATGACATTTTAGTAACTAGTGATACAATAAATGAAAAGGATGAATCAGTATTAAGTATTTTAAAGGATAATTCAATCACATATAGAGGGGTTGACTATAAGGAAGTTGCTTCCgtatttaattttgattgTCCAAGTAGTGTTAGGTCATATATTCATCATATTGGTAGAACAGCTAGAGGTGGTTCTTCAGGAGTTTCAATAACTATTGTCAATAGTAATATACCTAACGAAATGGAAGTATTGGATGAGCTTTTAAACGATAGCAACcgaaaaatgaataaattgaaGATCACATCCGAAGAGGTTGCCTGCTTCAGATATAGAATTGAAGATTGTATGCGAATTTTAACAAAAGGTAACATACAAAGGCACAAACTCCAGGAAATACAAGGGCTTATCCTGAACAATACCCGTCTTCTTAAGTCTGGCTATTTCAGCAAGCATCCAGGAGATAAAAATGTACTAAAGTCTTACCATAAGCATATTACAAATgctttaaatatttcaaattctggAAGGGAGCACATTAAGAATATCCCTGATTATTTATATGATATggttaataataatatttccaatagTCCTGATTTTGTTTTAGATCAATCTTCTATGCCAAATGTTTCAATGGATAGTGTACTTTCTAATACCAATAATAGTAGTCATGGTGGAAGTTTGACAGAAAAGGTACAAGAGGCTATTCGTAGAATGGGAGCCAAAGATTTCCAGTTtgttaaagaaaataatcttAACCCAACAAATGTAAACAAAACTggaaatttaaattctggCAAGAAGAGAATTATAAGTCGAAAATCTCAGCTTAAGAAGGAACCAAAGTCGTACGAAGGTACTGTTCCAGATGAGCTTCCGGCTATTTCAGGCCGTAAGTTATGGAAGCTTAAACACAAAAAACGTGTTAAGAAGTACAAAGACTTTATTGATGATAACAAATACAGGAAGAAAAGGGGCGTAAGA
This is a stretch of genomic DNA from Cryptosporidium parvum Iowa II chromosome 3, whole genome shotgun sequence. It encodes these proteins:
- a CDS encoding Dbp9p, eIF4A-1-family RNA SFII helicase, DEXDc+HELICc (transcripts identified by EST), with product KQTMKNENDSNELLSFSELYGSILDRRIIQSLTNSNYLVPTKVQVEVIKKIIEGKDLLINSYTGSGKTLAYAIPICHNLLNISNRLANKVYSLVLVPSRELVIQTHEIFEQLLVFCENNVSVGTIFNADDNLLHKGKDLKYGSFRYNILISTPGDILCAKGMGSKESIFQNIAHLVIDEADLLFAFGYDKDMSKVLDLLPNSQDRKYQCILLSATLNKEVDSLKKMVLHRPIFVDIKPEIKEDYFDQEGNDSKCQTSGLLSEYYTICDSMVDKWLMLYILLKMNVIPRKCLIFVSEVDTAYSIKLFLERFGMSCGVLTPIIPAATRRMLIQCFNQGSYDILVTSDTINEKDESVLSILKDNSITYRGVDYKEVASVFNFDCPSSVRSYIHHIGRTARGGSSGVSITIVNSNIPNEMEVLDELLNDSNRKMNKLKITSEEVACFRYRIEDCMRILTKGNIQRHKLQEIQGLILNNTRLLKSGYFSKHPGDKNVLKSYHKHITNALNISNSGREHIKNIPDYLYDMVNNNISNSPDFVLDQSSMPNVSMDSVLSNTNNSSHGGSLTEKVQEAIRRMGAKDFQFVKENNLNPTNVNKTGNLNSGKKRIISRKSQLKKEPKSYEGTVPDELPAISGRKLWKLKHKKRVKKYKDFIDDNKYRKKRGVRR